The DNA sequence TATGTTTTTTTAAAAACACCAGTAGAATTATTTGAAAATAGCGTTATTACACAGATTAATCTTAATCCTCAAGAAGATAACTTCGATAAACTTAAAAAGTATATTGTTATAGTATTGGTTGGATTCTTTTTTCTGATGCTTTTAATTTATCAAGATTTTTTCTATCTTATATTAGGAACAGTCTCCTTAATTACACTCCTTACTTTTTATGTACCAAAAGAACGTATATGTGTGAAGCAGGGTGCACCCCTTTATGTTCTTCCTACAAAGACTAGTGATGTCAGTACTGAAGTAGATAGTAAATACACCACCCCCCTGCTTGGGAAACGTTTAGAGTTTAGAAAGATTGAATATAAGAATGGCATTATAGGATGGGTTAAGGATGAAGATCTTTGCAAAAATTAGATTTTATTGGGGTGTAGTAGTCATCTCTTTTGTAAGTGGGGCTTTAATGATTCCTGCTATTTTTATTGCGCCAAAGTACAAAGGATCTATTATCCATACACTTAATAGGCTTAGTATGTTTCTTATGGGTGCAAGGTTTAAGCAAGAAGGGAAGATGGATCTTGAAGCTGACTTGTATGTGATGAATCATCAAGGGGTTATTGATATTGTTGGCATGGAAGCACTACAAAAGAACCACCTTCGATGGGTAGCAAAAAAAGAGCTTTTTGATGTATTGTGGTTTGGAAATCTACTCAGAGGCGGAGACATGATCTCTTTGGATAGAGGCAATAAAGCGGGGATAGTTAAGCTGATGAAAGATGTTAAAAAGTCTATAGAAGAAAAGCACCGTGCTGTTATCATTTTTCCTGAAGGTACCCGTGCTAAAGGTCAAAAATTGCTTCCTTTCAAGCAGGGTGCCAATATAATTGCTAAAAAATTGGGACTGAAAGTACAACCGATAGTCGTTACTGGTAGCAAATGGATACTAGATCAGCATGAAAGAACAGGACACGGTGGAACAGTACATTATAAATTTCTTCCAGTTGTTAATGTAGAAAAAGCCCCTGATAATTGGTATAAAACTATTCAGGAACAGATGCAAAAGGAGATAGACAATGCAGCTACCTACCATCATCGCAGTCGCTAGTGGAGGCGCAATTGGTGCAACGGCACGGATGCTTATTAATGGATTTGTTAATAGCCGTATGCCACATGCACTACCCTTTGGCACATTGACTGTCAATCTGATTGGAAGCCTTTTCATCGGTATATTGTTTGCCTATTTTCATCTCAATGAACATTTCTCTCTCCACTTAAAAACCTTCCTTGTTACAGGTATACTTGGAGCACTAACAACTTACTCAACCTTTGCTATGGAGAGTTTCCTTTTGCTTGAATCTGGTCATTATGGTCATGCTTTTTTGAATATGGCACTTAATCTTTTTGGTACTATTGTGATGGCAGGGCTTGGCTATATGTTGTTACTACAGCTAACAAAATAATAGATACAATTAGGAAAATATGAAAACATTACAAGAAGAGGTTACTCTACACATCAACAAATTAGTTCATCCACTTAAAGCAGAGAAAGAGCTTAAAGAAGTACTAAAAGTCAAATTAACCAAAAAAGAGTTCAAAATTCTCAATGCATGGGCAGAAGATATTGATATTGAAGCACTGAAGCTAAAACTTAACCTTGATGAGAAGCGCTTTTTAGAACTATCGGCCAAACTAGTTAAAAAGCTCAATCAGGAGAAGATTAAGCAGGCAATATGTTGCTAAACCATCTCTATTTTACAGATAAAACTAATTTTTAAGAAAGCCAATCTA is a window from the Sulfurovum sp. genome containing:
- the crcB gene encoding fluoride efflux transporter CrcB, translated to MQLPTIIAVASGGAIGATARMLINGFVNSRMPHALPFGTLTVNLIGSLFIGILFAYFHLNEHFSLHLKTFLVTGILGALTTYSTFAMESFLLLESGHYGHAFLNMALNLFGTIVMAGLGYMLLLQLTK
- a CDS encoding 1-acyl-sn-glycerol-3-phosphate acyltransferase; the encoded protein is MKIFAKIRFYWGVVVISFVSGALMIPAIFIAPKYKGSIIHTLNRLSMFLMGARFKQEGKMDLEADLYVMNHQGVIDIVGMEALQKNHLRWVAKKELFDVLWFGNLLRGGDMISLDRGNKAGIVKLMKDVKKSIEEKHRAVIIFPEGTRAKGQKLLPFKQGANIIAKKLGLKVQPIVVTGSKWILDQHERTGHGGTVHYKFLPVVNVEKAPDNWYKTIQEQMQKEIDNAATYHHRSR